Part of the Gemmatimonas sp. genome is shown below.
CATGCGTCGCTCCTGCCCGCGTCGCCGTGCTGGCGATCCGACGGCACTGCCGTAGAATGCCACCAGCAGGCGCCAGAGCTGCCGACGCTCGGCATCGAGGGGCAACACCGCCGCGACGACCGCATGGACCCGCTCCATGCCGGGTGGCCCCACCGCCGCCGCGCTGGCACGCGCGAACGACCGATCGAAGGCGCGGTTCTTGGTGTGGCGGAGCAGCGCGTCCTTCGAGGGGAAGTAGTGGGTGAGCACGCCGGTCGTCACGCCGAGGGCCGCGGCAACACTACGCAGCGTCACCTGATCGAGACCGCGCGTCGCAATCAGCTGCGCCGCGGTGTCGGCGATGGCCTCACGCCGCGCCCGATGATCTCCGCGAGGGCGACTCACCGGCGGGACGGTGGGAGAATGATGCGGGCGATGGTTCGCATAACACCGGTTACGCTAACCTGCCAGCGCACCGGTGTCCATGACGCGGCGGCGTCCGCGGCAGGGCGATGTGACGGCGACGGTGCTAGTACGCGTACCCGAAGATGATGTTCATCTCGTCGGTACTGAGCAGACCGAACCCCACCGGCCGATCGGTCGTGTTGTGGTAGGTGACCACGGAGACCAGCGCGTCCCCCGCCTCGAGCACGAGAGGCGTGGGAAAATTGAGGAACGCCGGGTGTTCCCAGTCGGTGTTCACGTACACGCTGCTCTCGGTGCCGTTGGTGCGCAGGACGCGAATCTCGAAGCGCTCGCCCAGCGCGTGCATGTGCGACGTGAGCCCCAGTACCGTCGTGCGTACCGGCGTACGAAACACCGTGCGGATGGTGGTGCGCTGCCGCGCCGGCAGGGTGAAGCTGGTGTTGGCCAGGTTGAGCGTGCGCGCCTCGATGCGCACGGCACTGCGATCCACCGTGTACAGGTTCGCCGCGGCCTGACCGGGGAACGGCGCCGGCGACTTGTTCACGTAATGCACGTTCAGGTCGATGGCTGCGTTGGGGGGCAGGCGCAGCGCCACCCCGGGCGGGAAGCGATAGTCGAATTCCGGGGTCATGGCGCCAGCGAAGAACACATGGCAGGCCATGGGCAGCATGTTGACGGCAATCGGTACGCCCTCGGCGGTGCGCAGGTCGCGCACGACGTTGGCCGGTGGCCGCAGGTTGCACGGGAACGTGGTGCGCGACTCGTCGAAGGTATAGAGCAGCAGATGATGGCTGCCGGGGCGCATGCGTGATTCGATGCGCGTGACGTAGAGCGCTTCGCGATTGCCCAACGTGCGGTACAGGAACAGCTCCCGTTCGTTGCGTGGCGGCACCGGAAAGCTGTCCACGGTAAGCTGCAGCCCGGCGGCGCCCGCTGGTGGCGCCAAGGGGGTGAAACTGGCCACCTGCAGCCGGGCATCGCGCAGCACGGCGGTGTCCACCACGTGTCCCGAGCGAGGCGCCCCCGCTTCGATCCAGCGGCGCACGTACTCCAGCTGTCCCATGCTGAGCCCTTGCGTGGTACCCATAGGCATGAGGTTGCCGTAGTCGGCACTGTGGTGGCCGGGGATCCACGCGAGCTTGTGGTACAGCAGGGAGCTGTCGGCACGGAACGGCTTGATGCGCAGCAGGCCATCGGCGCGCGCCTTCGGATGGAGCGACGGGGCGCTTACCATCTGCTGGTAGCTCGAATCCGCCGACAGCACCAGCCCCGACTGCCGCGCGTCGCTGCTGCCGCTGCGGTGGCACCCGGCACAGCTGGGCTCGACGATGGTGCGCTGGATGCGCGCAAAGGTCCCGTCGGCCAGCGGGGCGGCGGCGGCGCCACCGGTGTCTCCGCCGGAGCAGGCCGAGAGCAGGGCCAGCAAACAGGCGGCAACGGGGCGCCACCGGCGCGGGGGGCGGCGACCGCTGAGCGAGATGGGCATGGCTCCATGCTACCGGGTGTGGCGCGACTCGGCAATTGAGCGGACCCGGGATGCTGCTCACCGTGGTGAGCGTCGGCCGAGCCGGACGCGCAGATCGCACCAACGCCCTCCTGCGGGGTACGCACCCCCACCTTCTTCCGGAGATGCCATGTCCGACGCGAACGTCCGTCACATTCTGATTGCCAGCTTCAACACCCCCGGCGGCGCCGAGAGCGGCGTGGCGCTCCTCAAGTCCGCCTCGATCGGCCTCGGGAACGTGGCCGTGATCACCCGCCATGCCAGTGGCGAGGTGGAGTTCACCGAGTCCCAGGACTGGGGCGTGGGCAAGAGCGCGCTGGTGGGCGCGCTGGCCGGGCTCATCCTGCCCGGCGTCGGCACCATCACCCTGGCGGCGGGTGGAGCGCTGGCCGCCTACTTCCTCGACCTCGGCTTCCCCGACGCGCTGCTCACGCAGATGGGCGAGGGGCTCACCACCAACTCCTCCATGTTGGTCGCGTTGGTGGATGCGGTCAGCAAGACGCGCGCGGGCGAGGTGCTGGCGCAGGGCGGCGGCGTGGTCGTGGCGAGCACGGAAGAATCGGAACTCGCGCGGGCCATGGCATCCATGCAGCGTGCGCCCTAACGAACGGCCCCGGGTGCGTGTGAAACCGCGCGCGCGTCCCACGATCGCCTGACCCCAGTTCACGTGGGAGCGCACGCGCAACGCCCCACGAGCGAGCCCGAGGAGAAGCGCCCTTGCGGAGGTTGATCTCGATCGTGCCTGAGCGGATCAATGCGGCACTGCACGGAAGGGGAACGGAACCCATCGCCCGTGATGAACGCCTCCACGATGCCACCCAGGGTGGCGTACTTGTCAGCGACAGAGTCCCACTGCTCCACGTCGGCCACGTACCGCAGGCGCGTATACGGCCTGCCTCTCCCGATCTTGCGCCGGGGGTCCACGCCCCGCATGGCGAGGCTCTCCTGCCGCTGGCGACCCCCCGGAACCCCTGAGTTCGGCTGCCGATTCACTTACCATGACCTTACTGTTTCGTGTCGCCGCGCCCCGCCCATCTGGGGTGCTCGGGTCGCTGGGGGCAGCTGCGCGGGCGGCCGCCTGCGCACTGCTCCTCGCCGGCTGCTCCATGGACGCCACCGAGGAGCGGCAGCTGGGCGCCGAGGCCGCCGCTGAGATCGAGCGACGCGTTCAGGTCGTGCGTGATGCGGAGGGAGAACAGGCGCTCGCCACCATTGGCAACGCCCTCGTGGAGGCCGGTGGACCGGTGGCGTATCCCTACACGTTCCGCATCGTGCGCGACTCGTCGGTCAACGCGTTCGCCCTGCCGGGCGGCTTCGTGTACGTGCACACCGGGCTGCTGCGCAGCGCGCGCGATGTCGCGGAACTGGGTGGCGTGCTTGGCCACGAGGTGGCGCATGCCCGGCTGTCGCACGGGGCGCAGCAGGCGCGCAAGCAGCAGGGGCTCTCCGCCGCGGTCACCGTGGTGTGTCTCTTCACCGGGCTCTGCGACACGGGGCTGTCGCAGGTGGCCATCAACCTGGGCGCAAACGCGCTCACCGCCAAGTTCAGTCGGACCGACGAACTGCAGGCCGATTCGGCCGGCATCGTGTACACCACACGCGCCGGTATCGACCCGCGCGGGATGGTGCGCTTCTTCGCGCGCCTGCGCGAGCAATCAGGCAACGTGCCGGCCTATCTCGAATGGGTCTCCACGCACCCCATGGAAGGCACCCGCATCGAGAATGCCGAACGACTCATCGGCCCCGGCGTACCTCGTGGTGCTCCCAGTGAGCTTGAGGCCGCCTTTGCCGTGCTGCAGGCACGGTACGGCGTCCCGGTAACTCGATAGCGCCGTTCCCCCGAATCTACTCGGCGAGCACCTGCGCGAGCACGTCCATGAGTCGCCCCCGCAGCACGCGCGCTCGCGCACTCAACGCCCGCTGCCGCCGCTGGTACTCGTCGCGCCCCGCGGCGGTTTCAATGCGCACGGGTTCCACGCCGAACGCCTGCAGATCATACGGCCCCGCCTGCATATCGAGATCCCGCAGCGCCATGGCCAGCTCGAAACAGTCAGCGAGCAAGTCACTCCCGACCCAGGGCATGCACGTGTACGCCCAACGGTAGAGGTCCATGTTGGCGTGAATGCACCCGGGCTGCTCGGCCGCATACCGTGTCTCGTACGCCAGGGGAAGCCGGTTGAACGGCTTCGCTGCCGGCGCAAGAAAGCGGAACGCGTCGAAGTGACTGCACACCACCGGTCGGCTCTCCACGAAGGCGTCGATCTGCTGCTGCGGCAGCCGCAGCGACGCCACGCCGTCGTGCCGGATGTCGTGCCCGCCGTACACCATGGCCCACTCGTGCATGCCGTAGCAGCCAAAGTGCGCCGGCCGATCACGCGTGGCCCGCAACAGCGCCAGCACCTCGGCCATGGTCGCGCGCTTTCCGGCGGCCATGGTGGCCACATCACGACGCAGGATGCCATGGGCAGCGCCGTACACCGGCGCCGTGAACCGCTCACGTGCCTCTGTGCTCTCGGCAATGGCCTCGTGTGCGTTTGGGTGCCACGCCTCCAGCTTCCCCGCGGAGTAGCTGTAATACTGAAAGAGGAAGTCCTGCACGGGATGCGACGCCCCGCGCGCGCGTCGCGCCCGACGCGCCTGCGTGTACGGCTGGATCCGGGCACGATGCGCCGCCGCGCGCGCCTGCCAGTCGGCGGTCGACAAGACGACCGGTAACGATGACGGGCTCGCGTGCAACTCGGGCATCCCCCAAGCTATCGCGAGTCGTCAGAAGGGGGCAGGCGCCTGCACCTCCACCGGCCTGGCCGTCACGGGGTGCACGAAGGCGAGCCGTTCCGCATGCAAGAGCAACCGCTCGTCGTCGTCCGGCGGCGTGCGGCCATACAGCCGGTCCCCCACGATGGGCGCATTCAGCCCCGCCGGGTGCGCCGCGTGTACGCGCAGCTGGTGCGACCGCCCGGTGTGCGGCGTGAACCGCACGCGCGTACGCCCGCCGTGGCCTCCCGGGTCCCGCGCCAGCACCTGCCATTCCGTATGCGCTGGCTTGCCATGCACCGGATCGTGAATGTTGCGCGGCCGGTCGTCGATGTCGGGACGGAGCGCCAACATGATGTGTCCCCCATCGTTCGCCACCAGACCATCGAGCACCGCCACGTACTGCTTCTCGATCTCCCGCAACGCGAACAGCCGCTGCAGGGTCTTGGCCACCTCGAGCGACTTCGCGACCAGGAGAAGCCCCGACGTGTCCATGTCCAGCCGATGCACGACCAGCGGGCCGGTGGCGTGGGGATATCGCTCGCGCAATCGCGACACCACGCAGTCCTGCAACGACGCGCTGCGCCCTGGCACCGTGAGCAGCCCGCTGGGCTTGTTCACCACCAGCAGCTGCTCGTCTTCGTACACGACGCGCGGCTCGGCCGGATCAATGGCGGCAGCCCCGAACAATGGCGGCGGATCGGCGGGGAGCCCGTCCAGCATGTGCGTGAGGATGGGCAGGCACTTGCCACGGCAGGCCGCGTAAAACACCCCTTCGCGCTTGTCCCCGGTGACCGACGGCGCGCCCCACCAGAACTCGGCCAACGCGACTGGCGTGAGCCCCAGGCGAAACGCCTGCGCCAGCAGTTTGGGGGCCGCGCAATCCCCGGCCCCCGCAGGGGGGGCCGCCGGCGCGAACAGTTCGCGCAGGGTACGCACCACGCCGCGCGCGTTGACGAAGCGGTAGCTCTCCTGAATCTGCGCGAGGAGGATACGGGAGCGAGCCGTACGCCGGGCATCGAGCGCCGCCACCGCCGCCGTGATGCGGGCGCGGCGAGCGGTATCCCCGTCGGTCGGCGCCGTGGCCAGCAGCGCCGCGCGCTGGGCGGCAAAGTCGAGCATCTCCACTTCGCCGGGTCCCCACACGACATCGCGCTGTGCACAATCGAAGGTGGGGGGCGCCCAGCCCGGCAGCTCCCACTGGCCCTGCAGCATGCCCGAGAAGGCACGCAGATAGCCGAGCGCGCCGTCGGGACTCGCGACAATCAGCACGCCGAACATCTTGCCGTTCCCCGGCTCGTGCAGGCGCCATCCCTGCGCCTCCGGTGAGCCCAGGGTGTCCATGAGCGCCGCCGCCGCCCGGTGCGCCAGCGGGTGCACGGCCCGGCGATCGAACGGCGTGGGAAATCGCCGGGGACGTGCGGGGGGACTCGCCGCCAGCGCGATCGGGTGCGGAACGCCGATCGTCACCGGCGGCGGGACACGGTGCGGGACGCCGGCGGCATCAGCCCTCAGAACTTCCAGTTGATGCCAAGCACCGGGAAGAACGCGATCTGCTCGCGCCACTCCACGTCTCGCGTCTTGCTGTTCCACTGCTGCACCGAGCGGTTGTCACGATTGGTGATGTTCTGCAGGTCGATATAGGTCGAGAGCCACGATCCGCGCACGAGGAAGCGCCGGTCGATGCGGACATCCAGCCGGGCATAGGCCGGTGTCCGGTCGCTGTTGATCCGCTGCACATCATACACGAGCCGGTTCTGCGCCGCGGCGGCAACCGTGTTCAGCGGCGTGAGCGGGCGACCGCTGGAGTAGCTGCCACGGGTGGAGAACTCCCAGTTGGTCCCCCGCTTCACGCCGAAGATCGCCGTGAAGAAGTTGGGCGCATCGTACCCGCCGGGGCGCCACTGGCCGTCACGGGCGCGATGCTCGACCCGGGAGCGAGTGTAGCTGATCTGGCCATACGTGGCGCCGGTGAACTTCTGCTGCAGGAAGAGTTCGAGCCCGCGCGACCGGCCGGTGCCTTCGCTCGTCATGGGAAAGAGCAGGTCCGACACCCCGTTCTGGTCACCGGTGTTGGCCAGCGACAGCTGCGGGTAGGCGCGCGCCACCGGATAGTCGCGGTACTGGCGGTCGAAGGCCTCCACGCTGAGCAACAGATTCTCGCGCGGGGTCCAGCGAGCGCCCAGCACGCCGTGATCGGCCTGCATGGGGGAGAGTGAGGCGTTGGCCGGGATGTTCGCCGTAAAGACAATGGGTACCTGCTGGTGGTAGCGCCCCCACGTGCCGGACAGGCTCAGCTTGCCGGTCGGACGCCAGGTGACCGCCGCGCGAGGCGCGAGACGGGAGGCCTCCGACTGCCCGAAGCGGTCGCCGCGCACGCTCGCGGCAAGGTCGACGGCCCCGACCGTGCGCACGAGTTCGAGATACGCCCCCGCGATGTCCACATCGTCCGACCGATCCACGGCCACCGTGTCGACGCGCGTGCGGGCGGCCGAGAAGGGGTTGTTCACGCCGAAGGGCGAGGCGACCGCGGAGTTGATGGTCAGGCGCCGGGCCGTGGCCCCCACGTTCACGTCGGCGAATCGGGGGAAGTTGAAGGTGGCGTCGTAGCGCAGAATGTACTCATTCTCGCGGGCATCGTTGGCCCACACGGGAGTGGCACCGAACGCCTCTTCGCGCACGCGCACGTCATTGGCGCCGGTGCTGGCACTCGCGACGAGCGTGCCCACGCCACGGGCCCCCAGCAGGCGCTGCCACGAGACGCCGCCGGTCCAGCGATCACCGCGAACACGAGTCGTGCCCGGCGGATCCGGATCCTCGGTGTCCGTTGCCGTGCTCGTGAAGTCGATACGATCGAAGCCGCCAATACCCACGAGCTTGACGACGTCGCGGGCCCCCGGACGCCACGCCACCTTCGCCTGGAAGTTGGTGGTGTAGGGCACCGCCGTGAGACCGATGAGCGGCGCGACGAGATCGAGATAGCTTTGCCGACCCGACAGTATGTAGGTCGCGCGGGAACCGAGGGGCCCCTCGGTCACGATGCCGGCCCCGGCGTTGCTCATGTCGAACTCGGTGCGGCGGCCATCGCTGCTGCCCTCACGCAACGAGATGTCGAGCACGCTGGAGAGCCGATTGCCGAAGCGCGGGCCGAACGCGCCGGCGTAGAAGGCCACGTCGCGTACCAGTTCGTTGTTGATCATGCCGATGGGCCCGCCGGTGCTTCCCTGCCCCGCGAAATGGTTGATGTTCGGTACCTCGATACCATCCACGAGGAACAGATTCTCCATGGGGCTGCCGCCGCGCGAGATGATGTCGTTGCGGGTATCGTTGCCGGTCAGGACGCCGGGGAGCGACTGCACCAGGCGGCTCACATCCCCAATGGCCCCGGGAGCGCGGCGGATCTCCTCGTAGCTCATGGTGATGCGCGAGGCGGGGGTGTTGCGCGGGGCCACGAACGACGCGTTCCCGGCCACGACGCGCGTGGCCGCGAGCGTGGCAGCCGACGATTCCAGCTGGACCTCCACCTGTGTCGGGCGCCCCGGGTTGACGAGCAGGTCGCTGACCGTGGTGGGGCGATAACCGATGCGCAGGACCCGGATGGTCTGGGTGCCGACCGGCGCGCCGGCGATGGTGAACCGGCCCTCGCTGTCGGAGAGGGTCCCAATGGTGCTGCCTACCACCTGAAGTTGCGCCTCGGCAATGGGCTGTTGCGTGTCGCGGTCGAGCACGCGCCCCTGAATGGTGCCGGTGCGGGCGGGCTGAGCGGGCCCGGCCGTTGCGGGGCGTGCGCCCTGCGCATCAAGCCGTGGTGGAGTCGCCGCCACGAGCAGCGCGGCGGCAGCCGCCGCCAGATGCATGGTGCGCAAAGTGAACATGAACACTCCTGTGTGAAGAGGTAGGAAAAAGAT
Proteins encoded:
- a CDS encoding TetR/AcrR family transcriptional regulator encodes the protein MSRPRGDHRARREAIADTAAQLIATRGLDQVTLRSVAAALGVTTGVLTHYFPSKDALLRHTKNRAFDRSFARASAAAVGPPGMERVHAVVAAVLPLDAERRQLWRLLVAFYGSAVGSPARRRGQERRMNRWYALYREAVAPLRETGEIPGDADVARIGTALALFVEGLAIHVVMTSPTASAEWQESFAREQVRRLVTG
- a CDS encoding DUF1269 domain-containing protein: MSDANVRHILIASFNTPGGAESGVALLKSASIGLGNVAVITRHASGEVEFTESQDWGVGKSALVGALAGLILPGVGTITLAAGGALAAYFLDLGFPDALLTQMGEGLTTNSSMLVALVDAVSKTRAGEVLAQGGGVVVASTEESELARAMASMQRAP
- a CDS encoding M48 family metallopeptidase; translated protein: MTLLFRVAAPRPSGVLGSLGAAARAAACALLLAGCSMDATEERQLGAEAAAEIERRVQVVRDAEGEQALATIGNALVEAGGPVAYPYTFRIVRDSSVNAFALPGGFVYVHTGLLRSARDVAELGGVLGHEVAHARLSHGAQQARKQQGLSAAVTVVCLFTGLCDTGLSQVAINLGANALTAKFSRTDELQADSAGIVYTTRAGIDPRGMVRFFARLREQSGNVPAYLEWVSTHPMEGTRIENAERLIGPGVPRGAPSELEAAFAVLQARYGVPVTR
- a CDS encoding RluA family pseudouridine synthase → MTIGVPHPIALAASPPARPRRFPTPFDRRAVHPLAHRAAAALMDTLGSPEAQGWRLHEPGNGKMFGVLIVASPDGALGYLRAFSGMLQGQWELPGWAPPTFDCAQRDVVWGPGEVEMLDFAAQRAALLATAPTDGDTARRARITAAVAALDARRTARSRILLAQIQESYRFVNARGVVRTLRELFAPAAPPAGAGDCAAPKLLAQAFRLGLTPVALAEFWWGAPSVTGDKREGVFYAACRGKCLPILTHMLDGLPADPPPLFGAAAIDPAEPRVVYEDEQLLVVNKPSGLLTVPGRSASLQDCVVSRLRERYPHATGPLVVHRLDMDTSGLLLVAKSLEVAKTLQRLFALREIEKQYVAVLDGLVANDGGHIMLALRPDIDDRPRNIHDPVHGKPAHTEWQVLARDPGGHGGRTRVRFTPHTGRSHQLRVHAAHPAGLNAPIVGDRLYGRTPPDDDERLLLHAERLAFVHPVTARPVEVQAPAPF
- a CDS encoding TonB-dependent receptor, producing MFTLRTMHLAAAAAALLVAATPPRLDAQGARPATAGPAQPARTGTIQGRVLDRDTQQPIAEAQLQVVGSTIGTLSDSEGRFTIAGAPVGTQTIRVLRIGYRPTTVSDLLVNPGRPTQVEVQLESSAATLAATRVVAGNASFVAPRNTPASRITMSYEEIRRAPGAIGDVSRLVQSLPGVLTGNDTRNDIISRGGSPMENLFLVDGIEVPNINHFAGQGSTGGPIGMINNELVRDVAFYAGAFGPRFGNRLSSVLDISLREGSSDGRRTEFDMSNAGAGIVTEGPLGSRATYILSGRQSYLDLVAPLIGLTAVPYTTNFQAKVAWRPGARDVVKLVGIGGFDRIDFTSTATDTEDPDPPGTTRVRGDRWTGGVSWQRLLGARGVGTLVASASTGANDVRVREEAFGATPVWANDARENEYILRYDATFNFPRFADVNVGATARRLTINSAVASPFGVNNPFSAARTRVDTVAVDRSDDVDIAGAYLELVRTVGAVDLAASVRGDRFGQSEASRLAPRAAVTWRPTGKLSLSGTWGRYHQQVPIVFTANIPANASLSPMQADHGVLGARWTPRENLLLSVEAFDRQYRDYPVARAYPQLSLANTGDQNGVSDLLFPMTSEGTGRSRGLELFLQQKFTGATYGQISYTRSRVEHRARDGQWRPGGYDAPNFFTAIFGVKRGTNWEFSTRGSYSSGRPLTPLNTVAAAAQNRLVYDVQRINSDRTPAYARLDVRIDRRFLVRGSWLSTYIDLQNITNRDNRSVQQWNSKTRDVEWREQIAFFPVLGINWKF